In Macaca mulatta isolate MMU2019108-1 chromosome 16, T2T-MMU8v2.0, whole genome shotgun sequence, the sequence GTTGGTCTCATAATAATCCATAATCCTCTGACGCAGGATCTTGTGGGTAGTGTAGGTGAGGCAGCACTCTGACGGTGGTAAGGTCCCCCTGAGGAGAGAGCATTGGATGCTGAGGAGGGGCCCTATGTTAAAGGCCATACCATTGGCTGGTCCTGCAAGCCGAGGGcatggaggagggaaggaaggaggaaacagCCCCGCAGAACTTGGAGGGGAGAGTAGGCTTTTGtcatcttctcttcttcttctctgtaGTACTCCCGGgctcctcttttcctcctccctcatcAGCAATcaccctccctccttttcttcaaCCCCTCTTGGAAAGACTGGCGGATGACTTTCAACTCCGGGGTTGAAGAGCAGCACGCTCAGATCTTCTCACAGCATCTCTGGGGGCCGTCTGGCAGAGAAGGCTAGGGACTTGGCCAATGTCATGCAGTCCTCATGCCTTATTTGGGAACGATGCTCCAAATAGGAGGAATATTTGGAAGAAATCCCAATAGGGATTTGGGGACACGCCATTTGGGAATGCAGACCCGCCCCTCCTAGTGCTCCATCCTGCCCATGTCCCCACTGAACCAACAAGCTGCAGAGAGAGCAGGATGCCCACAGCAAGCCCCAAGGACAATGGCCACAGAGTTAGGACACCCAAATCCTAACCTAACCTTGCCTGTGCTTCCTTTGTACTGTGGCCATTTTACTTTCCCCCTGTTCCCTCCTCTGCTCCTCTGTAAATGAGGCCCTTGGACTGGATCAGTGGTTTTTACACTGAGCTCCCTGGAGCTCTGGGGGCCTCAGGGACTATTGTGGAGGCCCCGCTGCATTTAAGAGTGGTGTCTTGTACCCTActcaatccattttttttttgtttgtttgttttacatattgGGCCTCTGTGGAAGATTTTGCTTGAAGAAAAGGTTTTCCGgtctaaaaagttttaaaaatcaccgGATTAGGtgatttttcatctattttctgaTTGAGAAGTTTCATGGCTCTTATAGTAGAAGCAAGGAGGTGACCCCAAGCTTGAATTATAGAGGTAGCAGGAAGGACATTGCAGGCCAAGAGCGCTGTACAAACAGGCGCATGTTGTGGTTATGGAGTGGAGAAATCAGGTGTGTGCATGTTATGTGACCCTGCTGAATGGAAACTTGGGTGTGCATCGCAATGGCCTCAGAGGTCACTGAGGGTGGCCAGATGCCTGGGTGGAAAGGGCTGGTCCTGTTTTCCAGCTCCATTCCAGGCAGCATCCTCACTATCCAAAGAACGGCATAAGGGGACCCCTGTTTCCTGAGACCCACTCAGAGCTCCTATACTTTCCCACCTTGTTCCTCTGAGCTGAAAAATGACATCGGAGAGGGCAAGTCAAACTGTGCACATACCCACCAACTTTAGCTGTATTTTAACAACCTTCTGTTTCCCCCCAGTTTCTGAAAAGAAGAGTAGGTAAAATGGAAGAGTGATAAATAGTTTTGGTTGTCTCCAAAGGCAGCTTATTCTAAGAAATCAGCTGAGAAAAGGGGGCCTAGGAGGGACCCCATACTGTCATGTTTCCCCCCAGCCTATACCCAAGCAATGCTGCACTCACTGGGCATAGGTGACGCTGGAAGCAGCTGGGCCCAAACCTCAGGGGGCCAATAGAAAAATGCCCTTGAGAGGCTCAAGACACTGCTCCTAATCTCCCTGAGGAAATATCCCCCACATGGGGTGAGCCACTCTTGCTTAGTGGCAAAGACAGAGAAATTGAGGGAGTagagaggcaggctggcctcattcCATGTCCTTGAGGGCAAGGGGGGACTGGTCCTGGGGGACAGTGATAAGAGATCAAGGCCACGTGAGGCCTGGAGATTCAGGATCTGTTTATCTGGAGACTAGAGGGCATTTGGGGTAGTGGAATGAGGCCTGGAGTCTCCCAAGTCGGATCTCATTGGTCAAGGCTGGGAGATCCTAACTTAAACTCTTAAGCAGAACCTACAGTCCTAAGTCTCATCTCCATCCTGCTCACCACACCATGGGGTAAAGTACTGTGGTACTCAGTAgataattcatttatataatggTTGCTATACACACAATTTCAAGAAGATACCAGCCCTCCTTTTCGAGTCTCTGCTCCTGGTCTCCCCCCTGAGCCCAACCTCACTCCTGCTCATTTCCCTGCAGGGACTAGGTTGGAAGGAAGACAAGGCATTGCAGTCACGAGAGGAGGATTCAGTCTTGGTCCCTAGGGCGATAGTGATGAGCAGGAAGAAGGAAATGGCAACCAAGGAGACCTTCATGCTGTGGGAAGCTGTTGCAGGAGGAGAGCTGGCTTGATGGGGGCTTCTGAGGCTCCTGCGGTGAGGAATTGTTGAGAAATGATCATTGAGGccaaatagtttttaaagtaaGGGagctgagatttggaagggaAGTAGGAAAGCAGCGATGCCTCAGAGATTTCATATCCTGTACATTTGTTGACAGTGGTGTGAAGGAAGCAGAGAGAGCCCAGGCTTAAGGGAGGAAATGGTTTTCCATCCCCAGTGGGAAGAAGTTCAGCTCTGTTGATATAAGCCTTTCCCTAGGCATGAACGTGAGCACAGGGCTGGGGGCACTGTCTCCGACTTAGCAAAAGATCTCAAGGCTGGATGTGTCCTGGATCTAATTGCATCTCAGGCCTTAGAACAGGCCACGTGGAACCTGGAGACTCAGGATCTGTTCATCTAGAGACTAGAGGGTGTTTGGGGTAGTGGAATGAGGCCTGGACTCCTCCGAGTCTGGTCTCATTGGTCAAGACTGGGAAATGCTAACTTAAACTCGTAAGCAGAACCTGCAGTTCTTAGTCTCATCTCCACCCTGGTCACCACACCATGGGGTGCAGAAGTGCTGTGGTGCTCAGTAGATAATTCATTTACATAACAGTTGCTATACACACAAGCCACTGTCCCAGATGCTTTATGAATATTGGCCTATTTAACCTTTAGAATAGCAGttgaagaaacaggctcagaatCAAAGCCTAAGCTTTGGACAATTGGTAAATGGAACTGGGGTTCAGTCTCAGGAGGTCTGGCTTCCAGGTCTGTATTTTTATCCATTATGCCATAAAGAAACATGAGACTCCCAACGGAGCTCTGCAAAAGCTTATGGGTTCTCTACAAAGCCTTTAGTCTTAGTCCTTTCTGAGATCAGATAGTGATCTCTTTGGGACCTTCTGGTTTCTCTGACTTTCGCTACAGAGAAGCTTGGTGGGAACGTTAGAAAATGTCTAATTCAGGGATAGCTAGTAGATTTCATTGATTAGTAGGGGAATGGCACTGGAGCTCTGTGTTGGAAATAATTCTGAGGCCATGTCCAGGCACATTGGGAAGCTATGCTGTGACCGACGTGCAGTTTCTGTTGCAGTGCAGCTTGCATGCTATGTTTTTGCCATTTGATTAGTTTAAACTGGCCTTTTACTGAATGGAAGCTGGGAATCAAAAAGGGCCAGTAACTTGCTCACATTCACACAGTGATTTGGCTGCAGGACAAATCTCATCTCTGCAGGCTTTCAGCTTAGTGCCCTCGCCATGCTGTTCTTGGGGGCACATCCCCCATTCTCTTTGTTGATGTGGTTAGATGGCTATTTAATCTCCTCTCCTCATCTGAATCATCAGGGCGGAGAATATCTATTGTTTGCCTTTGCCCATTCACACAGAATCTAGTGTATACCAGGTGCttatgaatacatattttaaaagaaggatGAATAAACACATTGAGCCAGGGCTACATATGTGCATCTTATAGGAAATGGCTGAAATCTCATGGTTAGTTGTGGAGACAGTCATTGATTAgaaattttctatatttctttttttttttttgagacggagtctcgcgctgttgcccaggctggagtgcagcggccagatctcagctcacacaagctccgcctcccaggtttacgccattctcctgcctcagcctcccgagtagctgggactacaggcgcccgccacctcacccggctagttttttgtattttttagtagagacggggtttcaccgggttagccaggatggtctcgatctcctgacctcgtgatccacccaccttggcctcccaaagtgcggggattacaggcttgagccaccgcacctggccagaaattttctatatttcttatcATCAATAACAACATTATGTAAACCCTTCAAGTTAAATGATAACAGTTGTTATTAGGAACAATCTCAGGAAGCAAGTTGTTTATGGGCAGAGTGAGTCGGAAAGAAATAATGCTTGCTTCTTGTTTTGTGGAGACTAGCCAACCTGCCATGCTGTTTCTAGGAGCCTTACAGGAAGTGTCTGTACTCTTCCAGCAAGTATTGAGTTCCTACCTACATTAGTCTGTATATGCCAACTGCTATCATAAACAATCCAGCAGACtaattaaataaaagtttatttcttgctcatgttACAGTCCAGTGTGGGTCAGTAGTGGGATGATGGCGTGTGTGTTGGGATCTTCCATGTACTCATTCAGGAACCAGGCCTGTTTCTATCTTGGATGCCACCGTTTTCAGCACAAGGCCTCCAAGCTTGATACAAAaagggagaggcagaggaggattGGGAGATTTTTGTGGATTAGTTCTGAAAATGGTACAAATTACTTTCACCCACATTCCATGGCCAGCATCAAGTAACCTGGCTCCACCATAATGACAAAGGGATGGAAAATATACATCATCTGTAtgcccaggaggaaaaaggaatAGGTTTTGTGACCATATCACTTCTTTGACACAGTATCATATGCCAAGTCCTGGGCTATGCTTGGAGGCAGGGAATGAAGATGACCATGATCCCAGAAGTCTCAGAACTCAAAGAGGGactaaaaaaaagtaaaggagaatTGCAATACAACCAGATGAATGAAATTTGGTAGCAACATAATTAGAGACCTTAAATGTCCTCCCATTGCCCCCTGTTGAATATGAAgaccctattttaaaaatatttaaaaatgtttttcaaagcaacacatatatatattgagTTAAAAAACTGAATAGTACAGGAAGGATCTGTAGGACATAAACCTTCTGAGTTCATGCTTGTCTGAAGAGGTCATTATTTAGCCCTCATACTtgattgatatttttattgtgtATAGAATTCTACAATGttatataaaaacatgtttttttctttttcttttttttttttttgagacggaatctcactctgtcgcccaggctagagtgcagtggcacgatctcggctcactgcaagctccacctcccaggttcacgccattctcctgcctcaacctcttgagtagctgggactacaggcgcctgccaccacgcctggctaatttttttgtatttttagtagagacggggtttcaccatgttagccaggatggtctcgatctcctgacctcgtgatctgcccacctcggcctcccaaagtgctatgattacaggcttgagccactgtgcctggccaaaaatatgtTTCTTCTGAAACTTTCATTTGTGGTGATCTGGTGTTTCCCCTTCCTAGAAAGTTCTAGGGTTTATTCTTTACtcttgttttcttactttttggCACAAATAGATGTTCCAGAATAATTTTGTACTTTCCTTGGCCCAGCTCTGGAATTAGCCATTTCTTCcatgagtctcagtttctttcaCTAAAAAATGATTTTGAGAAACCAAAATCTGAGTGCTTGTTGTGTTCATTGCTATGAGAATGGCATCACTTTTAGGTCTGGGCTTTCAGTAGCTAGAACTTGGAAATATATGTAAGCATATATGTGTAAGTATGTACTTAAATTTATGTCTATTTCAAGTATATCTATTTCATATATTattagcaatttcttttttttttttttttgagatggagtctcactctgtttcccaggagtgaagtggtgcaatctcggctcactgcaatctctgcctcgggggttcaagtgatcctcctgcctcaccctcccgagtagccgggactacaggtgcaggtcACCACGCCCGAgtaatatttgtagttttagagatggggtttcactatgttggccaggctggtcttgaactcctgaccttaggtgatccaccagccttggcctcccgaagtgctgggattacaggcgtgagccactgcgtccagcctattATTAGCAATTTCTATATCCTCTTTCTAGCTACATGAATAAACAAAAGTTTATACCACTATGTCCAATTCCAAGTCAACGCCACAGAGTTATTTCAGTCTTTCCCGTTTCTGTGTTTCCCTCCCTTCTCTAACAATAGGGACTCCTGCTCCCATTAACTTCAATGTATGTACTTATTTGCTGAGTTCCCTGTATGTAACAAATCTCCTGGCCACGCTGGCTGTATTCTGGCCTCTGGTCCCACTGGCCTCAACCATGTGCATCATCTTCTCTGCCCTGGCCCTGGTTGAGCCCTCAGTTGAGGGGATGAGTTATATTACTTTTAAATCTTGTCTCTGgttctaaaaagaataaaaatatgaatgtttCTATTTCCTATTTTATGTCTTGATGATTTCTGTGAAGctctatttagattttttttttttttcctttgagatggagttttgctttgttgcccagactggagtgcagtggtatgatctcggctcaccacaacctctgccttccatgttcaagtgattcttctgcctcagcctcccgagtagttgggattataggcacctgccaccacacctggctggtttttgtattttagtagagacggggtttcaccttattggccaggctggtcttgaactcctggcttcccaaagtgctaggattacaggcataagccaccatgcccagccctctatttagatttttaaaatgacttctaTGCACTTTTTTTCCTAACTATTTTGTACAATTtccaatatttttccttttttttcttttttctttttttttgtgacagggtctcactctgtcactccaggctggagtacagtggtgtgatctcggctcactgcagcctcaacctcctgggctcaagtgatccttccacctcagcctaccaagtaactgggactacaagtgcacaccaccacacttggcttattttttcatttttactagagaggaggtttttgccatgttggccaggctagtctcaaactcctggcctcaggggacCTGCCCACttaggcctccaaaagtgctgggattataggcatgagccactgagcccagctcaagatttttacctttaaaaattccaaattgATTATCAGACTAGCCATGTTTAAAACtttttccaattttatatttattttataattaaacagCTTTGATGAGCTTCatcataaaaaaaatcaaatattaacaCAAGTGAAGAACTGGCCCATTTTGTTACACATCCTTGAAAAGACAATGAAGATGCAGTTttcaactcttttattttttgattactAAAGAAATATGTGCCTTTTAGAATACTGCAAACACTGGTGAAGTTACAAAAGTTCTCTTCAAATTTCCACTGCATTCTGtagcatcagcattacctggaaaCTTGTTAAACATGCTGATTCTTTGGTCTTACCCCTGTCCTACTGAACCAGATTTCTGCGGGTGGGAGCCCACAGTCTGTGTTTTCACAAGCCTTCCTGGTGACTTTTATGCATGCTAAAGTTTCAGAAGCCCTATCTATCacacagctttcttttttttttttttggttgtccttttatttatttatttatttattattttttaaattatactttaagttctagggtacatgtgcataacgtgcaggtttgttacatatgtatacttgtgccatgttggtgtgctgcacccatcaactcatgagcacccatcaactcgtcatttacatcaggtataactcccaatgcaatccctcccccctcccccctccccgtgataggccccagtgtgtgatgttccccttcccgagtccaagtgatctcattgttcagttcccacctatgagtgagaacatgcggatATCACACAGCTTTCTAAATGCTGTGTTTCAATATTATGTTGGTCTCTTCAGTCCCTGGGCAGTCCAACTAGGGCCTGGGGAGACTTGAGTCCCAGGCTGGTTGCCCCTAGTATAAATATCCTCCTTTTTTTGCTCCAATGTTGCATAAAAGTTTGGAGACTTAGCAATGAATTAGGTATGACTTTTGCACCCAAGCAtcattcttattcttattttcagTCTTCTCtataaactgacttttttttttttgagacagagttttactctgtcacccaggttggagtgcagtggcatgatctcggctcactgcaaactccgccttccgggttcaagcaagtctcctgcctcagcttcccgagtagcggGATTACAgttgcgcaccaccacgcctggttactttttgtatttttagtagagaaggggtttcaccatgttggccaggctgatcttgacctcctgacctcaggtgatctgcccaccacggcctcccaaagtgctaggattacaggcgtgagctacagtGCCCGGCCCTGGACTGACATTTTCTTGAAGGGCAATAGTCTACTTTGTTTGGTTTTCATGGTTTTCCTCGTGCCTAGCACAATGCATAACCTCAAGTAGCCACTTAATAATAATCTTTTTGAATGGCAATAAATACGCTTCAAGATTCCAGAGAAATGGAGGTGGGTCCTTCTGGCTGGGATGAAGGGGGAAAGTTTTATGGTAGCATCTAATCTAAGCCATTAAGGTTGGGTTGAGTTTTGCTGGGCAGAGTTGAGAGGAGGGCATGCCTGGCAGAGGGAACCACACAAAGCAAGGAAGCAAAAAAGAACATGCTGTTTCTGAGGAATTGTGAGAGCAGAGTATGTATTATGCAATTAACCTGCACATAACATGTTTTTGTCCCCTCCAAGACCTCAAAGACCTTCTGTGAGTGGCTAGATGCTTGGTTAGAATGGAAAATCCTGGGCTGGGTCtggtgggtggctcacgcctataatcccagaactttgggaggctgaggcaggcagatcatttgaggtcaggagtttgagaccagcccggccagcatggaaaaaccctgtctctactaaaaataaaaaaatctgctTGCCGTGGGggtgggtccctgtaatcccagctactcaggaggttgaggcaggcgaatcacttgaacccaggaggtggaggttgcagtgagccgagattgcgcccctgcgctccagcctacgtgacagaggaggaaaaaaaaaaaaaaaaaagggaagtctTGATTTTTATCCCTCATTTCTGTTGAGTTGCCATTGTCATGACCCAACACCTTCATAAGTGACCCTTTGGCGTCCACACTGCCCAGACGCTCTCCCTCCTTTCATCCTTTTAAGCTAAAAACTTGACCTGTCAGAGAGAAACCAGTGAAACCACATGAATCCTACTTAGGTCTAGGaccatttaaattttcttctaagactCTGAGACAAAATCTCCATGGAGAATCCAGAAGCTTCTTGATTGCCATCCCCTAGTCATATATTTAGGTACCAGTGAGCTGCTTTCAACTCAAAGCTTCTGAATTCAACAGCATTCAGTGGAGCAGTGAGAGCAACATAAAAGATCATAACTGGATCAACATGTATgccagaggccaggtgtggtggctcacatctgtaataccaatactttgggaagccgaggcaggaggattacttgagcccaggagttcaagaccagcctgggcaacaagtgagactgtgtctctacaaaaaataaacaaaactagctgggtgtggggtggcacacgcctgtagtcccagctactcatgggaCTGAgttgagagaatcacttgaacccaggaggttgagtaaAGGcgagtgagccaagactgtgccactgcactccagactgggtgacagagtgagaccctgtctcaataaacaaaacGAACAAGCAAAGTAAGCCAGAACTCTGAGCATCTGTGtttgtctttttcatctctgtAAATCCTGTTGAAATgacagaagaaatataaaaataaatagaattcatAGTAGCAGTAAGGAGTCAGAAAAGATGACATTGGTCTACCATAAAGTGAGACATTTCTGCTCTATATAAAGACCATGGGgtcggcgtggtggctcacacctgtaatcccagcactttgggaggccgaggcatgtaggtcacttgaggtcgggagtttgagaccagtctggccaacatggtgaaacccctctataaaaactacaaaaattaactgggcgtggtggcaggcacctgtaatcccagctactcaggaggctgaggcgggagaattgcttgaactcgagagaggtggaggttacagtgaactgagatcacaccactacacttcagcctgggcaacagagcaagactccatctcaaaaaaaaaaaaaaaaaaaaaa encodes:
- the CCL14 gene encoding C-C motif chemokine 14 isoform X2, which gives rise to MKVSLVAISFFLLITIALGTKTESSSQTGGKQKVVKIQLKLVGMGTLPPSECCLTYTTHKILRQRIMDYYETNSQCSKPRIVFITKRGHSICTNPRDKWVQDYIKHMEEN
- the CCL14 gene encoding C-C motif chemokine 14 isoform X1; amino-acid sequence: MREEEKRSPGVLQRRRREDDKSLLSPPSSAGLFPPSFPPPCPRLAGPANGMAFNIGPLLSIQCSLLRGTLPPSECCLTYTTHKILRQRIMDYYETNSQCSKPRIVFITKRGHSICTNPRDKWVQDYIKHMEEN